A single genomic interval of Carassius carassius chromosome 24, fCarCar2.1, whole genome shotgun sequence harbors:
- the LOC132103130 gene encoding induced myeloid leukemia cell differentiation protein Mcl-1 homolog, whose protein sequence is MFPGSKVSHDSGLWPCIGIRALNGNSRSGGLLHKPLVMPRLKHQNRFTGNTLQGSVPSSPEPDCEKIPDEYTSTYDALEMDTREIIDIFLKNFTKFPHSKSGNKQVLATMNRVVESLAVKHELVYKGMIARLNQEQKGEDVSFVKTVATELFSDGITNWGRIASLLTFGAMVCKHQSDKGHSKCVSLVGEEISSYLLTAQQDWLRKNKAWDGFVEFFHVPDTEAAVRNTLMAIGSVATFGAALAYLIR, encoded by the exons ATGTTCCCTGGGAGTAAAGTTTCACACGACAGCGGTTTGTGGCCATGCATCGGAATAAGAGCTCTTAACGGCAACAGCAGATCGGGCGGGTTGCTTCACAAGCCACTGGTAATGCCACGACTGAAGCACCAGAACCGGTTTACAGGGAACACACTCCAGGGCTCGGTACCATCCTCGCCTGAGCCGGATTGCGAGAAAATACCAGATGAATACACGTCTACCTACGACGCCCTGGAAATGGACACACGAGAGATTAttgacattttcttaaaaaacttTACTAAATTCCCTCATTCTAAAAGTGGGAATAAACAGGTTCTGGCAACAATGAATCGGGTTGTGGAAAGTCTTGCAGTGAAGCACGAACTGGTTTACAAAG GTATGATTGCACGTCTGAATCAGGAGCAGAAAGGAGAAGATGTGAGTTTTGTCAAGACTGTGGCAACCGAACTCTTCAGCGATGGCATCACAAACTGGGGTCGCATTGCCAGCCTGCTCACTTTTGGGGCAATGGTATGCAAGCATCAGAGTGATAAAGGACATAGCAAGTGTGTGAGCCTGGTGGGGGAAGAGATCTCTTCCTATCTTCTCACAGCCCAGCAGGACTGGCTGCGTAAAAACAAAGCATGG GATGGCTTTGTGGAATTTTTTCATGTCCCAGATACAGAAGCGGCTGTGAGAAACACATTGATGGCCATTGGTAGTGTGGCTACATTCGGAGCTGCACTTGCTTATTTGATACGGTGA